From Paralcaligenes sp. KSB-10:
GCGACATCCGTATACAGATCCTCGCCATCCATGCCTTTCAAGGGATGAAGATAATGCTTGATCCGGGCGTTGTGCTGTTCCGCATTTGCCAGAAACTGCAATCTCAGGGCCGTGTAGCTGGGTTCGGCATCCATCATATAGTGCATCATTGGTTTTCCTGCCTTTTGACTGTTCAATCCAGGGCCCGGCGCCTGTACAAGAGCGGCGCATGGGCGGTGTCCCGCTGTATGGAAGTAGCTTGAATGATACTAGGATACTAGGGATAGCCCTAAAGTATATACATAGTTCGAGATTACGGTTTTGAACTATCATGCGTTTTCAATGAGCCGAATATTCCCGGAGCCGATATGAAAAAAACCCTGCTTGCCGTCTTGCTGTCGCTTGGTGCGTTTGCAGCCCACGCCCAGGATGCGATAAACATCCGATACGGAGTGGATCCCACCTTCGCGCCGTTCGAATCCGTCGATGCCAAGGGAAACCTGGTGGGCTTCGATATCGATGCCGGCAACGCGATCTGCCAACACCTGCATGCCAAATGCGAATGGGTGAAAATAAATTTCGATGGCGCCATCCCCGCCCTCAACGCGCGAAAAATCGATGCAATCCTGTCCGGGCTGACCATCACCGAGAAGCGGAAAAAACAGGTCCTGTTCGGCACGCCGCTCTATGCCAGCCCGTCGCGAATGATGGTGCCCAAGAACACCACGCTCGATACGACCGTCGAATCGCTCAAGGGTAAAACCATAGGCATCGTGCAGGGAACCACGCAGGCCGCCTATGCGAACAAACACTGGAAGGACAAGGGAATCAATCTGGTTACCTACCAGAACGACGATCTGGCAAAACAGGATCTCGCGCTGGGAAGAATCGACGGTACCCTGCAGAATGCGGCGGCGGCCCAGTTCTTTTTCGAAAGCCCAAGCGGCAAGAACTTTCACCTGACGGGCCAGCCGGTTGATGATCCCGAGGTTTTCGGATATGGCGCCAGCGCCGGCATGAGGCTTGGCGATACGGCACTGAAAGGCAAGATCGATGGAGCGATCGCCGCCATGAAGGCCGATGGCACATACAAGAAAATTCTCGACAAATACTCCAAATACGGCCTGGTGGAACCCAAGCAGTAAACAGGCGTTTGTCGAAGCTCTTCAAACGGATATCAAGGCAAGAAGCATGCTGTACGGGTATGGGACGCTGATTCTGCAAGGTACGCTCATGACCCTGGCGCTCACCGTGCTATCCGCTTTCTTTTCCACCCTGCTGGGTATTGTGGGAGCCCTGTGTAAGACCTCCGGCAACAGTGCCCTGCGCTATATTGCCGCCGCCTATACCACCGTGATTCGCAGTATCCCAGACCTGGTGATCATGCTGCTGGTTTTCTACAACCTGCAGATTTTCATCAACTGGGTATGCGACATGCTGGGCATCGGCCTGATTGAAATCAATGCCTTCACCGCCGGGGTCGTCACCCTGGCATTCATCTACGGCGCCTACATGACCGAAACGTTTCGCGGGGCGCTGGAATCGGTGCCACGCGGACAAATCGAGGCGGCCCTGTCCACGGGCATGAGCGACAGCCAGGTGTTCAGGAAAATAACCCTGCCTCAGATGATACGCTTTGCCTTGCCGGGGTTCAGCAACAATATTCAGGTCGTCATCAAATCGACCGCGCTGGTGTCCATCATTGGCCTGGTCGATATCATCAGCATCAGCCAGCAGGCGGGCCGATCGACCCAGCATCTGTTTTTCTTCAATATCCTGGCGGCCCTGATCTATCTGGCGTTTACCTGCGCAACCCTGCTGGCGCTGGCTCGTGTCGGCAAGCGTTTCGGCGTCGGCGTGAAAGAGGCACAGCTTTGATAGACATATTGAAGGAATACTGGCCTCAGTACCTGGGCATCGGCAACGGCTGGAACATCTCGGGCGCGGCCATGACGCTCTGGATCCTGGTCCTTACCATGCTGATTGCTTTCCTGGCTTCGATACCGCTTGCGATACTGCGGGCGTCATCGAACAAGCGCCTGAGCCGGCCGGTGCAGCTGTATACCTTCGTTATCCGAGGTACGCCGCTGTATGTGCAGCTCCTGATCGTTTACACGGGCTTTTTCAGCCTGGAATTCATCCGTCATACGCCTTCTTTGTCCGAATTTTTCCGCAGTGGCTTCAATTGCGTCATTGTGGCATTCAGCTTCAATTGCTGCGCTTACCTGACCGAAGTCCTGGCCGGCTCCATCCGCTCCATCCCGGCAGGGGAAATCGAAGCGGCACGGGCCTTCGGCTTTTCCAGAGTGAAAATCTACACCCGGCTCATCCTGCCTTCCGCATTAAAGCGCGCTTTGCCCTACTACGGCAATGAAGTGATCATCCTTTTGCATTGCACTTCGATTGCCTTCACGGCAACGGTTCCCGAATTGCTGAAAGTGGCGCGCGACGTCAATAGCGCAACCTATGCCGCTTTCTCTTCCTTCAGCATTGCGGGGATTTTTTACGCGGTCATCGCCGTAGCGCTGGTCGCTGCCTTCAGGCTAATGGAAAAAAGGTGGCTGGCCTTTTTGAAACCGCTGCCCACTCATTAGAATTGAGAAATTCATGGAAAACCTGAGAGTGGAGAATATCCACAAAAGCTATGGCTCGCAGGAAGTTCTGAAGGGCGTTTCGCTGAAGGCCAACCGCGGCGATGTGATCAGCATCATCGGCTCCAGCGGATCGGGCAAGAGTACCTTCCTGCGTTGCATCAACTTTCTCGAAGCCCCGCAGGAAGGCAGGATCATCATCCTTAACGAAGAGCTGAAAACAGTGCGCGACAGGCATAAGCAGCTGGCCGTCGCGGACAAGCAGCAACTGCAGCGCCTGCGCACCAAGCTGGCCATGGTTTTCCAGCATTTCAACTTATGGTCGCATATGACCGCGCTGGAAAATATCACGGCGGCGCCCATTAGCGTCCAGGGGCTGGACAAAAGAGCCGCCGCTGAAAAAGCAGAGCACTATCTGCAGAAAGTCGGCCTCTCCCTGGACGTGGCGAATAAATATCCGGTGCATCTGTCGGGCGGCCAGCAGCAGCGTGTGGCCATTGCCCGGGCGCTTGCCCTCGAACCCGAAGTCATGCTGTTCGACGAGCCGACCTCCGCGCTGGATCCGGAGCTGGTGGGCGAGGTCTTGAAAGTCATGCAAGCCCTGGCCGAAGAAGGACGGACCATGATTGTCGTCACGCACGAAATGAGCTTTGCGCGCAATGTCTCCAACCACGTGATGTTTCTCCACCAGGGTGTCGTCGAAGAAGAAGGCGACCCGGCAACGGTACTTGGCTCGCCCAAAAGCAGCCGCCTGGCCCAATTCCTGTCGGGCAGCCTGAAGTAACCCTTGCAAAAAGGCGCGGCATCAGGCCAAGCCGGACGCTCCGGGCTGAACGACACCCTGCTCGCACAAGCGGCGCAACTCGGCTTGCGGCAAGCCCAGCAGATTGTGCAGGACTTCGATCGACTGATCGCCCAGGCAGGGAGCCGCGGCTGGCGCCGGAACTGGGCTCAGGCCAAAGCTCAGGGGCGTACGCGGGACCCGGAGGGTACCGATACGATCTTGCTCAACCTCGCCGAACAGCGGGTTATTCAGGGAGCACCGATCATCCTCATGAAAGAGTTGCGAGAAATCCTGGTACGGCCCCCACAACACACCTGAATCGAGCAGCGCGCTTTTTATTTCGGCCAAGGTCCGATTCTGAAACCAGGGTTCCAATACCGCCACGATCGCCTTGCTGGCCGCGAAGCGCCCACCTTCGGTGCTCAAGTCCACATCCAGCATCGGGCCTATCATGTCCAGTTTTTCGGCCAGGCCGCTTGCCTTCTTCAGACACAGCCACTG
This genomic window contains:
- a CDS encoding transporter substrate-binding domain-containing protein, encoding MKKTLLAVLLSLGAFAAHAQDAINIRYGVDPTFAPFESVDAKGNLVGFDIDAGNAICQHLHAKCEWVKINFDGAIPALNARKIDAILSGLTITEKRKKQVLFGTPLYASPSRMMVPKNTTLDTTVESLKGKTIGIVQGTTQAAYANKHWKDKGINLVTYQNDDLAKQDLALGRIDGTLQNAAAAQFFFESPSGKNFHLTGQPVDDPEVFGYGASAGMRLGDTALKGKIDGAIAAMKADGTYKKILDKYSKYGLVEPKQ
- a CDS encoding ABC transporter permease, whose amino-acid sequence is MLYGYGTLILQGTLMTLALTVLSAFFSTLLGIVGALCKTSGNSALRYIAAAYTTVIRSIPDLVIMLLVFYNLQIFINWVCDMLGIGLIEINAFTAGVVTLAFIYGAYMTETFRGALESVPRGQIEAALSTGMSDSQVFRKITLPQMIRFALPGFSNNIQVVIKSTALVSIIGLVDIISISQQAGRSTQHLFFFNILAALIYLAFTCATLLALARVGKRFGVGVKEAQL
- a CDS encoding ABC transporter ATP-binding protein, producing MENLRVENIHKSYGSQEVLKGVSLKANRGDVISIIGSSGSGKSTFLRCINFLEAPQEGRIIILNEELKTVRDRHKQLAVADKQQLQRLRTKLAMVFQHFNLWSHMTALENITAAPISVQGLDKRAAAEKAEHYLQKVGLSLDVANKYPVHLSGGQQQRVAIARALALEPEVMLFDEPTSALDPELVGEVLKVMQALAEEGRTMIVVTHEMSFARNVSNHVMFLHQGVVEEEGDPATVLGSPKSSRLAQFLSGSLK
- the hisM gene encoding histidine ABC transporter permease HisM; translation: MIDILKEYWPQYLGIGNGWNISGAAMTLWILVLTMLIAFLASIPLAILRASSNKRLSRPVQLYTFVIRGTPLYVQLLIVYTGFFSLEFIRHTPSLSEFFRSGFNCVIVAFSFNCCAYLTEVLAGSIRSIPAGEIEAARAFGFSRVKIYTRLILPSALKRALPYYGNEVIILLHCTSIAFTATVPELLKVARDVNSATYAAFSSFSIAGIFYAVIAVALVAAFRLMEKRWLAFLKPLPTH